Within the Carassius auratus strain Wakin unplaced genomic scaffold, ASM336829v1 scaf_tig00011294, whole genome shotgun sequence genome, the region AGTTGAAGTCCCCAGTTCCACCTCACTGTGCCCAAAATACTCTGGTGTGGTTAATGCTCCATGCCTCATTGGCTATTATAACATGGAACATTGCAGCCTCCCTCACTTTCTTTTTCCTCTCCCTCCCACTTTCTTAGGGAGAGAGAGATTTGTATCTCCATAATGAAAGTTGTTTTGAAAGTGTTGAGGGTCAAGTTTGGTCTTGGTCCCATGAGACCATCAAAGTATCTCATAAACACCAGGAAACATTCACTTCCTCAACATCTCTGTGTTTTTCAGTTGCACTGTGTCTATGATATTTTGGGATGGAAATCAGAAGTATTTTAAATATTCCGGTTTAATGTTCCTCTATTTAATCTGaattagttatttttaaagtACAGAACTTTGGTATACTGTGTAGTTTTGAAGTGCTTTACagataaatttgaattgaattaccaATTTCGTTTAGAACGTTTGGAGAACATTGTACCAAACAAAACAATGCTATCTTTGGTAACAtatttgaatgttatttaatgttttaattactataaaatgtgttatttaatgtaaatatgtattagtattattttagtattatttgatatttgattCTTTAAAGATTATTTAGCAGCAGCTGGACTTTCTCTCTCATTCAGTTGAATTGCAGGAAGACTATTTTAATGCAGTATTTTATCTGCATCAGTGGAATTTTGCAGTTGTTTAAGGACCGTTTTTAGAACCTAATGTTGTGAAAATCATTTGGTTCCAGTAGAATTTTAAAAATGGAACCAGCTCTAAATTCCCATTGCTAGTGATATATGTGGaaatagttgtgtgtgtgtaactaTGTTCCTTCCCTCCCCTCTTCCTTCATCTGTCCATTGTTTTCCCAGGCTCTTAAAATTCTTGAGCTCTTCAAGCCAGCCCCCTCCCCTCTCCACTCTCttccatcatttttttatttctcttttcctttatttttcttttttccacatACATACCACTTTTTCCGCCACTCTCTATTTGTGTTGCATTTTCTTTGTGTCTGTGCAGCTGATGGCTCCAGGAGTCCAGTGTGTGATTTGCACacagctgtgtgagtgtgtgatggcGTGTAATGAGAACCAGAACCTGGTTTCTTGAGTGAATGAAAGGAAAAGAGGTGGAGGAATTTAACAAAGCTGTTGCACTGGGTTTTGAGGGGTTActatagcacacacacaaacacatgactcTGAACTTTCCATAAACCCCGCCTACACAGGAAGTGTGTGTTCCTGAGGGAGGAGAGGCTTGGAAGGGGGCTGACTCTTCCCATTCTTGCTTGCTCGCTCACTCTCCATCTCTTGATCCAAACAGTCTCTCTTTCTACACATATACATAGGAGGACTCATTGTTCCCCTGTGCTTAAGGAGGATTTTACAGACTCACACTCACCATAAGCAATGACATTTTTGCACAGGAAATTTGAATATCTTGGCTAGGTCTTGCCTTctggattttattttaatgcctTTTCCTTTAGTTTTCTGATCTggaaggagtttacagtctgcaGAGATTGGAGCACCATCCGTGGATTGTTTGATTAAGATTTTGGGAATGTTGTAAAAACGTTCTCTCATCTCTGCAGGTGTTCCAATGGAGACAGCTGGAGAACCTGTACTTCAGGGAGAAGAAGTTCTCAGTGGAAGTCCATGACCCAAGAAGGTAAATCTACATTACAGCCTACACGTGTCCGctcacacacacaggtcatgGATTATGTAGGCTTACATACAGTGTGTCAAATACACTGACGGGACATGTTGCGAGTACCACTTTCACTCCAACCCAGCAAAGGTTTGAAAGACAAGTTTGTTTAGATCTCATAAAAAGTTTGAAAGATCTCAGCGTCTATGTTTTACCTTTGATTCTTTTGGATCCCAGTGtgggaatcatttgaattagttatGATGGATGATGTTCTGAGCTATACATTGGATTATTACTAGCAGCAAGAGTAAAATATGGTAGATTGTGACGCTGTTTTGGTACTATTTAAATGGAGGAACATTGTTATATAGCATCTACACATGCATCTTTTGTTCATGTTTAATCTTGAAAATATATCAAACTTTGATAGGAAAATCCATTTTGTGTTCTTTTGAACATAAAGAGAATTTTTGTAGGTAAATGTTCTGAGTTACTTCTGGTTGGATTCTGCCCACAAGTGTTCACTGAGCTTAGCTGTTTGTTATTGGATTGAAATCTCGGACTTCCTGTGTCCTGTGGAGAACAGCGTAGAAGTACAAGTGGAACAAATGAGCAAAAACAAACCCTCCTCGTTTTCTCTGTCTGTCAGGTAGAGAATGAGTTATGGTTTGAGTTCATCTCGTTTTTCTGCTTCGCTCTCTCATTCTGTCAAAACTGGGAAAAAATTTTTCATATCTTCAGTTTGTTCTTACCCTCTCTCTTTTGATATTAGGATGTGTTTAGGGTTTAATCAGGCCCTTATGACATCATCAGTGCGTGTCGAGGGCTGGATAGTCTCTTTAGGAGAGTAGACACTGCCAAAAGCAGCAGCACACGCTGCCTCAGATGCTGACAGATAAACTGCCTCATTCACGCTGTTCAAACAACTACCACGACAGCCCAGAATCGAGGAGAACACAGAGGGAGTTCACAGAAATGCTGGAGGCTGGGaaaataagacatgaaagagagcAAACCAGTTAACGAAGATGAAACAATTTATTTTGCAGCATGAGGGACTATAATGTATTTCCTCCTTGTTAATTTCACTGTCATTCAGTTAAACACAATGCGACACAACGCACACATACACTAATATAGTTCTGATAAGAGTCAGAACACAAGGCTCTGTTGTTTATCTTTGTTCTAGTGGAGGGGCCTGGAGGTTTTTATAAAACCCATCACAGGACACACACGTGCGCTGGGTTTGACCACAGTGtaaatgctgtgtgtgtttgtgggctgtgctgtgctgtgtgtGGTATGTTAAGCCGATACATTGCAAAGCTGTCAGGAGTATTATGTGCTAACACCAGTTCACATTTCAAATCTCccacacaatatatataatatactggtggcTAATAATATGGCAGACAGTAGAactgaaatgcatttttgtgAGGTTTTATCATTCGTCTCTAGTAGTAAGTCAATCCGCCAAAATCGCCATCGATCAAAAGTTTGGATGGCATTCTTGGATGCTATTGCACTACTAGAAAAAACTGCATCActgttttgacaaaaatattaaacagcaccaCTAGTTTCAAGATTGatagttataataaatattaatagcaaatcagcatattgaaagGATTTTGAAggattgtgacactgaagacgggagtaatggctgctgaaacaagaatatttaacatttcacaatatttcacaacatttcatCCAAATTAGAGGAGCTAATGTTTTTTGACTGTGTATTTATTGAAATGACAAACACaaagtgtttttaatgtgtttgggCAATAATACACATTTTGGCATCTGTTTCTGCACTGACAATGTCATCAAATTCAGTGAATATAAAGTTGTTTTGTGTTCAATCCAACTGTAGGGCGTCGGTAACGCGGAGGACGTTTGGTCACAGTGGCATCGCCGTGCACACCTGGTACGCCTGTCCCACCCTCATCAAATCCATCTGGGCCATGGCCATCAGCCAACACCAGTTTTACCTGGACCGCAAACAGAGcaaagtgagtgtgtgtttgtgttcttggATCTGTctccaaactttttattttatcaaagtgtatgtgtgtttggttGATAACCTTGTTCTTACTACATCAACCttcctgtgtgtttctgtggTCTACCTCTAACCGTCTCACCGTCTAGACAACCATCTCGCTACAATTCTCAGAGCCacatacacttacacacacagacTTCTAACTATCTGTCTCTGATTTTGCTCAAGGATTCTGTTACACTTTTAAAAGCTGCGGAATGTTCTTCTCTTGGAAAATTCTGACACACTCAACACAGCTGgcaagcacattcactctctccgTCTCTGTTTCTCAGAGTAAGATCCACGCAGCACGCAGTCTGAATGAGATAGCCATAGACCTGACAGAAACAGGAACCCTCAAGACGTCCAAACTGGCCAACATGGGCAGCAAAGGCAAAATCATCAGCGGCAGCAGCGGAAGCCTGTTGTCCTCAGGTCAGAACCCGCACAAACAATCACACAAAACAGGTGCGATTACAAGATCACTTTCTTCCTGTTTACAGCTATCATCTGGAAATTATGTCCTGATGCACATATGAAGTGTTGTTGGTagtttgacatttttgaaaaatttgaGTTCTCTCGCAAAACTATTGCCTTCCCCTGAGAAACTTTATGTTAACTCGCAAAACATTTGTTCACTGCGCAACAGTATTGTGTTGCCCTGAGAAACCTTTGCATTCACTTACAGTTCCCCAAGAAACTTTGTATTCACTCCAAAAAAAATTGCGTTCTCTTGCATCAGTAATTGCATTCCCAGAGAAACTTTGCATACACATGAAAAAGTGTTGCATTCCCCCAAAAAACGTTGCGTTCACTCTCAAAACCATTTATGTTCTCTCCAGAGAAACTTTTGTGAAGAGAATGCAAAAGcattgaattataatttttcctCCCATGTCCCTTTAACAAGCTCTGTAGAAAGTTGGAACATAAAAAGGGTAAAAAGCTTCAGTCTTGTAATGTGCAATTGGCTTCAAACACTCTGTCCTGTTTAATGCATGAATCTAGTGTTTATGATCTCATGATGTCATACACTGGGAGTTTTAGGGTGTGGGCAAGTGTGTACATTTTCTACGGGGTGAGAGTGAGAATAGCTTGTCTTGATGTTGGTTTTGGACTCCTGCAGTGGTGTCAGGTATCATGAATTAAATGCGCTCATAGCAGGACTCTGGTGTCAGTCATATGATCTCCCCTTTCATCTGAGCCATGTGTCTTCTGCCTCTTAATCATTGACCACACATCAGAGATTAGATCATTGTGGAGGCTTGGACATCGCTGCATTTTGGAGTAGTTTGCTTTGGTTAGACAATATGAAAATGAAACAGCATTCACAACCCATTTCACTTCTGTAATCTGAGGGATTCCCAAATTAATTTGGTTATTTGTGGAGAGAAATTGTAGAGTACGACTTGGATTTGGAGAGTAGGAATTGATTTTATCCATTGGGATTTGTTAAGTGGATCAAACATGTAGTGAGGTGGTTGAAGGGGAAGAGTATACTTTTTCCCTGCTTATGCATTTTGGGTTATATAagcagaaaacaaaaatgtagaagACATTATTAAATTTTGCTTAATTTCTaagaataacatgcactgataaGTCAGTCAATGTATGAATAGGAACATTTATTAGTAAAGCATTGTTATAAATACGGTACTGTTCAAGTCCATGTGTGTGTCATTGCTTTGTAAAGCACTCAGATGCTGCAGAAATTTATTGTCTTTTTATATGTAGTGTCTGAAAGAATAGAGAGATTTCACAGAGATGCTCTCCAGAACAATGTCGCCCTGTTCTAGTGACAGAATtattctgtgtttttgtgtggtgCAGTGTGATGCCTTTCTTTGCTTCATAGGTTCACCACAGTTCTGCCCCTCTGGAATTCCCATGAACCCCACCCAGATCAAGTTTGTGTCCATTACTAATTTTCtcttaaaggccgtgttgcagggttaatttttcaacgaatttgtgcaatttgcttgatggtgataaacatttaaactgttatccattgtatttaaTGTTGTTCGGTATCACAAAAtggaatatacattttaattaaataaatgtatgcatttagcagacgcttttatccaaagcgacttatctTACAGTGGTTTGCAACgattctcctttcccccacaatgcattgcattacgtcaccttggggagagaatttaccaaagcccaccttgagagcattgagagtgactagagagacgagtagtagacgagagtattcagatagcgcagattatagataaatagataaatacatagatagatagatagcgaCCAACAGCGACCAaaacgcactcacttccctacagaccatttttgagacattgaaataaaaatgatatacatatcttgagtgatttatgtacccattaatcgacagtggtggttaacctgcaacatgggcTTTAACGTCTTTCACTTCACCTCCCCATGCTGAGCGCTTTCCACTGGGAAGCAAAAATTATGGATTTATTTGGCAACTTGGCAAATCCAAACTTGGCTGAGTGGAAAAGCCCTTCGCAGCTAAATACTccagtcacacatacacacagaactGAGAGACGAGAATTCACACTCTTGTTCAGAGTGATTCtggaatatttactttttatatttttataaaaacacccTGCTCTTAGTGtgtacaagatttttttttttataaacatcaagtatttttttgtccaaaattccataccattcaaaagtttggggttgctTAGATTTggttttctctgttttttttaaagaagttttaccaaggctgcatttatttgaccaaaaattcaGTAACAACAGtagtactgtgaaatattattacaattaaaagaacaaaaataaaagttttaattttaaaatctaacttattcttgtgatgcaaagctgatttctCTGTATTTTACTCCAGTCTGCTCCTTacatgctaatttggtgctcaataaacatttattcttTTCATTAATCTTGTAAGCAGTTGTACTGGTtaataatttttgtaaataaataaaaaagaacaattattttaaatagaaatctttttagacattacaaatgtcttgacTTTTACTTTTGACCAATGTAAAGAATTCTGGctgaataaatgcatataaataccaTGCCATATTGATATACAGTGACACGACACATTTAGGGTTTCAGTGCTGCTTCTGCAGCCGTAgagtaaagacacacacatagcAGACCTGAAGAGATGCAGGTGGCCGTCCATGATGCTATATAGTTTCACTGTGAGAAAATACACATTCACAGCCTTGACTAATTTCTGCCATAGGTAAACTAACACTGGTGTAATGTCTTTTGCATTGTGTGGGAATATTAAGGTATCGCTGCTGTTATGTAATCCTTCCCaatcttgccaaaaaaattaGCTGACTTCCTCGTAAACATCTCAGACATACACACCTATGCCTTATAGATCAACATCCACAGTATCTGCTAAACAATGCTGCCCCATTGGAGCCCTTTGTTCAATTTTGtccggaaacacacacacacactttgcccCTTTCATAGCATTGAAAGAGGTGAAGTATACACCCTCTTGCTAAGCAATAAGGTCAGTCTGATTGTTTAAGCCTGTGACTTTTTGAAGTCTGGAGCTGCAGGTACCAATTTGACCTTTAGCCATTTCTGATCTTTGAACTTTAggttaaacacacatacatatttgttAAAACCTTGTCAACCCTAGATTTGAtccaactttgtgtgtgtgtttgtgtgtgtgtaggctctCAAGAGTCGGATAGCTCCCAGACCGCTAAGAAGGACATGTTGGCAGCTCTGAGGGCCAGACAGGAAGCTCTGGAGGATACGCTGAGACAGAGAATAGAGGAACTCAAGAGCATCTGCATCAGAGAAGCGGTGAGGATCAAAACAACTTCTCACTTCAGCATAACGGCTCTGTTCGGAAACCTGAGGTTACTTGCTATCTGCAGTCGTCTACATAGGAAGCTGTTTTgtataattttgatatttttgatgTGCTTTGTTCAAATATACAGTCACTCTTAAAAGTCTTTAACTGTTTAACAGAATCTCTTAAAGAAAAATCACTTAAGAATTCATTGCAAAAATTGCAATATGGGTTCTTCATTAAAAGAAAATTGTGTTGCATATAGTCAAGCCTGGCTTTGCTGCTCACATAGGAGCTGATCAGAGCTAGAATCTTAAtctcacacactcatacacacacaacaacagCTGGATTAAGAGTGTAACATAGTGTGCTGTGTTTCAGGAGCTGACAGGAAAACTTCCGAAAGAGTACCCTCTCGACCACGGGGAGGAGCCGCCCACCGTCAGACGTAAAATCGGCACTGCCTTCAAACTAGATGAGCAGAAGCTCCTGCCCAAAGGAGAGGTCAGGGATTATAGTGTTTATAGTGTGATTTAAAGTTGGTATCGATCAACCTCTAAACCCCTGACCACAGCGAACGCTGCACAATGGTTTGATCATTCACTGCCCTTTAAGCCTCAATCAGATATTCATGTATGTGTGCAGAGGTCTATAAATAGCTCCAGTCTGGCATGATCAGAGGAAGTGGCGatagtgcagtgtgtgtgttgagtgtcAGCCAAAGGAGCTGGATTACAAAACCCAAAAAAAGGGCTTAGCTGTGTGAATGAAGAATGCTGATTTATATAAGAGGTCACAATCTTTCcctttgtatgtgtgttttacatgGCTGATGATTGTTGATGTTGGTTGATTAATCGAAGGCATTGAAAAGAGGCCACAATATATTAGCTGtctcaatgtgtgtgtgagaactaGACAACTTGGCATGCATAGTTGTCTTGTTATTCTGTCGGAGTGTGTTTTGCTCATTTCACAAAGGACAATTTGAATGATTGTTTTTTTGCTTAGTTTACTCATTTTGTGTGTTTACATCTGTTTTTTTAGGAAGAGGAATTGGAGCGTTTGGAAAGGGAATTTGCCATCCAGTCTCAGATAACAGAAGCGGCACGGCGGTTAGCATCTGATCCTCACATCAGCAGCAAAAAGCTGAAGAAACAGAGGAAGACGTCGTATCTGAACGCTCTGAAGAAGCTGCAAGACATCGAGAATGGCATCAACGAGCACCGCGTTCGCTCTGGGAAGAAACCCACACAGCGTGCTTCACTAATCATAGAGGGTGAGGAATTCTGTTCTTTGTGTTTGAGACATTTTTGCAGCACTCCTGTGAGTTCATTAAGTGCTTCCTCTGTAAAGTCGTTCATGCTGAGAGCAAGAGTAATTGCAGCTCCCTTATAGACCTATAAAACTGAAcctatgtgtctgtgtgtgacctCTGCTGTGGAAATTAATTTAACGCACTCGGGTTCATGCTCAGGTTGCAAAGATTTGTTTGACATGTTGGTGTGTGCGAGTTTTCGCTTTTAAGTTGTTAATGTGTTTGTCTTTGTTCGGCAGAAGCAAATATTGGCTCAGAGGACAGTTCACTGTCTGACGCCCTGGTGCTGGATGATGGTGAGTTTTGTCAGATTTTTatgcatgaatattaattttaaatatctgaaagcaCAAAAGTGAACACGCCCTACTGTGCACTCTCTTTtccctgcgtgtgtgtgttttgggactcGGTCCGACCCCGTGGTCAAAGTCGTATTTCAAAAATTGTTTAGTGcacctttaaattatatatttatctaaTTTCCTCTCACTCTGTTCTGCAGATGACCCCCAGGTGACAGGAACCCCCACGTTCTCTCCGGCTGCCTCCCCACACAAAGGTCTCCCTCCCCGACCCCCGTCCCACAGCCGACCGCCTCCCCCACAGTCCCTGGATGGACTGAGACACCTGCACTACCAACGCAGTGACTACGACAAGTCCCCGATCAAACCGCGCATGTGGAGCGAAAGCTCATTAGACGAACCCTATGAACGGGTGAAGAAACGTTCCTCACACTCTAGGTATGGAACAGTCAGAAAATTAGTGTTGGTATGACTGGTGTGGTGCACATTTAAATGAAGAAATGATGTTTATTCAGCAGTAGTCACAGGCGGTTCCCCAGCACTGGCAGCTGTGAGGCGGGAGGGAGCAACTCTCTCCAGAACAGCCCTGTGCGCTCCCTCCCTCACTGGAACAGCCAGTCCAGCATGCCCTCTACCCCTGACCTGAGAACACGGAGCTACGTCCACTCAGCCAGGTGCTGGCAACATGAGAACATCACCTATGCTTTTATTCAAcataatatttagttatattcTTAGGCTATACACGTTGATTCTTATTTTATATGAATGGTTCATGTATtcaatcatattttatattactgtatgtaataaatatataactggatttcatttaaaattaaaaccaaacaTAAAATCTCCATGCAAATTCAAAATGAACCCTGTTTACTGTCACAATACTCATTTATTCCAAaggaaaataatgtttgtttgtaaTCTTTCTTCAAAATACACTAcgtgtcttttattattattacttattttattttttaatgtttttgaaataagtcacttattctcaccaaggctgcatttatttgatttattctaatatgctgatttgctgctcaaatattattagatattattggtgctcaattattaataatagttcttcttattataaaaacatattttattacaataaacatttttacaacatttacataaaattgaaacattttgtaccatatatttgttgttgtattttgataattttaatggatccttgctgaataaaagtaaatattttttataaatatataaaaaaaattataatccactacattttttattttattttttctctcttttttttcagtctaaCTCAGCCATTCCGTGGCCGGAGTTCCAGTTTAGAGTCTCAGGGGAAGCTGCTATCCTTGGATGTGGACACAGAGGCGGTACTTAGCCCTGACCTGTTTCTGTCAGGACCACAGAGGACAGGAAGCAATGGCTCTGTTGTCCCTGACGACTGCTCATCTTGCACCAGCCATTCCAGTTCAGAACATTACTACCCCTCATCCATCTCCAACCCTAACTACTGTACACTGGCTGAGGACTCGCCCTCCAAAGCCCGACAAAGGCAGCGGCAGCGTCACAAGTCTGCCGGACACCTGGGTGCGTCCAGTTCTGGCAGTATGCCCAACCTAGCGGCCCGCAACGGGAGCACCCACGGAGGGGTGTGCGGAAGCCATCAGGGCGTGTACCTCCACAGCCAGA harbors:
- the LOC113073063 gene encoding FERM domain-containing protein 4A-like isoform X5, which translates into the protein MEAMLMSLGDRMCVRRSALWDVTSAALRRLRHTHIRAPDILVRAVYQMTEGRRCQVHLLDDRKLELLVQPKLMAKDLLDLVASHFNLKEKEYFGISYVDETGHFSWLQLDRRVLEHEFPKKSGPIVLYFCVRFYIESISYLKDNATIELFFLNAKSCIYKELIEVDSEVVFELASFTLQEAKGDFTSNDATRADLKKLPALPTQALKEHPSLAYCEDRVIEHYKKLSGQSRGQAIVNYMSIVESLPTYGVHYYAVKDKQGIPWWLGLSYKGIFQYDYQDKVKPRKVFQWRQLENLYFREKKFSVEVHDPRSRASVTRRTFGHSGIAVHTWYACPTLIKSIWAMAISQHQFYLDRKQSKSKIHAARSLNEIAIDLTETGTLKTSKLANMGSKGKIISGSSGSLLSSGSQESDSSQTAKKDMLAALRARQEALEDTLRQRIEELKSICIREAELTGKLPKEYPLDHGEEPPTVRRKIGTAFKLDEQKLLPKGEEEELERLEREFAIQSQITEAARRLASDPHISSKKLKKQRKTSYLNALKKLQDIENGINEHRVRSGKKPTQRASLIIEEANIGSEDSSLSDALVLDDDDPQVTGTPTFSPAASPHKGLPPRPPSHSRPPPPQSLDGLRHLHYQRSDYDKSPIKPRMWSESSLDEPYERVKKRSSHSSSSHRRFPSTGSCEAGGSNSLQNSPVRSLPHWNSQSSMPSTPDLRTRSYVHSASLTQPFRGRSSSLESQGKLLSLDVDTEAVLSPDLFLSGPQRTGSNGSVVPDDCSSCTSHSSSEHYYPSSISNPNYCTLAEDSPSKARQRQRQRHKSAGHLGASSSGSMPNLAARNGSTHGGVCGSHQGVYLHSQSQPSSQYRIKEYPLYTEGSSPSAVVVRSLENDQEGHYSVKAQFKTSNSYTAGGLYKEGWGSGEDGEVGGGSGRLTPSRSQIVRTPSLGREGGGGGRAAVSEELRCWYQRSSGSLKEHSRVTHTSSNASDGRGGRIGTLVKGSPAASPHSQRSGTPCSDPAATPPCSPQHILNWQSGDTTESSPTEDRSPSHQSTEQ
- the LOC113073063 gene encoding FERM domain-containing protein 4A-like isoform X9 — its product is MTLAARLDDLETTLEHMLMDVFMTEGRRCQVHLLDDRKLELLVQPKLMAKDLLDLVASHFNLKEKEYFGISYVDETGHFSWLQLDRRVLEHEFPKKSGPIVLYFCVRFYIESISYLKDNATIELFFLNAKSCIYKELIEVDSEVVFELASFTLQEAKGDFTSNDATRADLKKLPALPTQALKEHPSLAYCEDRVIEHYKKLSGQSRGQAIVNYMSIVESLPTYGVHYYAVKDKQGIPWWLGLSYKGIFQYDYQDKVKPRKVFQWRQLENLYFREKKFSVEVHDPRSRASVTRRTFGHSGIAVHTWYACPTLIKSIWAMAISQHQFYLDRKQSKSKIHAARSLNEIAIDLTETGTLKTSKLANMGSKGKIISGSSGSLLSSGSQESDSSQTAKKDMLAALRARQEALEDTLRQRIEELKSICIREAELTGKLPKEYPLDHGEEPPTVRRKIGTAFKLDEQKLLPKGEEEELERLEREFAIQSQITEAARRLASDPHISSKKLKKQRKTSYLNALKKLQDIENGINEHRVRSGKKPTQRASLIIEEANIGSEDSSLSDALVLDDDDPQVTGTPTFSPAASPHKGLPPRPPSHSRPPPPQSLDGLRHLHYQRSDYDKSPIKPRMWSESSLDEPYERVKKRSSHSSSSHRRFPSTGSCEAGGSNSLQNSPVRSLPHWNSQSSMPSTPDLRTRSYVHSASLTQPFRGRSSSLESQGKLLSLDVDTEAVLSPDLFLSGPQRTGSNGSVVPDDCSSCTSHSSSEHYYPSSISNPNYCTLAEDSPSKARQRQRQRHKSAGHLGASSSGSMPNLAARNGSTHGGVCGSHQGVYLHSQSQPSSQYRIKEYPLYTEGSSPSAVVVRSLENDQEGHYSVKAQFKTSNSYTAGGLYKEGWGSGEDGEVGGGSGRLTPSRSQIVRTPSLGREGGGGGRAAVSEELRCWYQRSSGSLKEHSRVTHTSSNASDGRGGRIGTLVKGSPAASPHSQRSGTPCSDPAATPPCSPQHILNWQSGSPFTDSCFLSSPLCSEIVDVQWYRHEKAKPGTLV
- the LOC113073063 gene encoding FERM domain-containing protein 4A-like isoform X10, encoding MAVQLMPESAVCLLMMTEGRRCQVHLLDDRKLELLVQPKLMAKDLLDLVASHFNLKEKEYFGISYVDETGHFSWLQLDRRVLEHEFPKKSGPIVLYFCVRFYIESISYLKDNATIELFFLNAKSCIYKELIEVDSEVVFELASFTLQEAKGDFTSNDATRADLKKLPALPTQALKEHPSLAYCEDRVIEHYKKLSGQSRGQAIVNYMSIVESLPTYGVHYYAVKDKQGIPWWLGLSYKGIFQYDYQDKVKPRKVFQWRQLENLYFREKKFSVEVHDPRSRASVTRRTFGHSGIAVHTWYACPTLIKSIWAMAISQHQFYLDRKQSKSKIHAARSLNEIAIDLTETGTLKTSKLANMGSKGKIISGSSGSLLSSGSQESDSSQTAKKDMLAALRARQEALEDTLRQRIEELKSICIREAELTGKLPKEYPLDHGEEPPTVRRKIGTAFKLDEQKLLPKGEEEELERLEREFAIQSQITEAARRLASDPHISSKKLKKQRKTSYLNALKKLQDIENGINEHRVRSGKKPTQRASLIIEEANIGSEDSSLSDALVLDDDDPQVTGTPTFSPAASPHKGLPPRPPSHSRPPPPQSLDGLRHLHYQRSDYDKSPIKPRMWSESSLDEPYERVKKRSSHSSSSHRRFPSTGSCEAGGSNSLQNSPVRSLPHWNSQSSMPSTPDLRTRSYVHSASLTQPFRGRSSSLESQGKLLSLDVDTEAVLSPDLFLSGPQRTGSNGSVVPDDCSSCTSHSSSEHYYPSSISNPNYCTLAEDSPSKARQRQRQRHKSAGHLGASSSGSMPNLAARNGSTHGGVCGSHQGVYLHSQSQPSSQYRIKEYPLYTEGSSPSAVVVRSLENDQEGHYSVKAQFKTSNSYTAGGLYKEGWGSGEDGEVGGGSGRLTPSRSQIVRTPSLGREGGGGGRAAVSEELRCWYQRSSGSLKEHSRVTHTSSNASDGRGGRIGTLVKGSPAASPHSQRSGTPCSDPAATPPCSPQHILNWQSGSPFTDSCFLSSPLCSEIVDVQWYRHEKAKPGTLV
- the LOC113073063 gene encoding FERM domain-containing protein 4A-like isoform X8 — translated: MVIQGAVTPGRTRRLLLKLPVGTLRRNSEERMTEGRRCQVHLLDDRKLELLVQPKLMAKDLLDLVASHFNLKEKEYFGISYVDETGHFSWLQLDRRVLEHEFPKKSGPIVLYFCVRFYIESISYLKDNATIELFFLNAKSCIYKELIEVDSEVVFELASFTLQEAKGDFTSNDATRADLKKLPALPTQALKEHPSLAYCEDRVIEHYKKLSGQSRGQAIVNYMSIVESLPTYGVHYYAVKDKQGIPWWLGLSYKGIFQYDYQDKVKPRKVFQWRQLENLYFREKKFSVEVHDPRRASVTRRTFGHSGIAVHTWYACPTLIKSIWAMAISQHQFYLDRKQSKSKIHAARSLNEIAIDLTETGTLKTSKLANMGSKGKIISGSSGSLLSSGSQESDSSQTAKKDMLAALRARQEALEDTLRQRIEELKSICIREAELTGKLPKEYPLDHGEEPPTVRRKIGTAFKLDEQKLLPKGEEEELERLEREFAIQSQITEAARRLASDPHISSKKLKKQRKTSYLNALKKLQDIENGINEHRVRSGKKPTQRASLIIEEANIGSEDSSLSDALVLDDDDPQVTGTPTFSPAASPHKGLPPRPPSHSRPPPPQSLDGLRHLHYQRSDYDKSPIKPRMWSESSLDEPYERVKKRSSHSSSSHRRFPSTGSCEAGGSNSLQNSPVRSLPHWNSQSSMPSTPDLRTRSYVHSASLTQPFRGRSSSLESQGKLLSLDVDTEAVLSPDLFLSGPQRTGSNGSVVPDDCSSCTSHSSSEHYYPSSISNPNYCTLAEDSPSKARQRQRQRHKSAGHLGASSSGSMPNLAARNGSTHGGVCGSHQGVYLHSQSQPSSQYRIKEYPLYTEGSSPSAVVVRSLENDQEGHYSVKAQFKTSNSYTAGGLYKEGWGSGEDGEVGGGSGRLTPSRSQIVRTPSLGREGGGGGRAAVSEELRCWYQRSSGSLKEHSRVTHTSSNASDGRGGRIGTLVKGSPAASPHSQRSGTPCSDPAATPPCSPQHILNWQSGSPFTDSCFLSSPLCSEIVDVQWYRHEKAKPGTLV